One Dama dama isolate Ldn47 chromosome 31, ASM3311817v1, whole genome shotgun sequence genomic window carries:
- the LOC133050038 gene encoding guanine nucleotide-binding protein subunit beta-5-like, giving the protein MAADGLHENETLASLKSEAESLKGKLEEERAKLHDVELHQVAERVEALGQFVMKTRRTLKGHGNKVLCMDWCKDKRRLVSSSQDGKVIVWDSFTTNKEHAVTMPCTWVMACAYAPSGCAIACGGLDNKCSVYPLTFDKNENMAAKKKSVAMHTNYLSACSFTNSDMQILTASGDGTCALWDVESGQLLQSFHGHGADVLCLDLAPSETGNTFVSGGCDKKAMVWDMRSGQCVQAFETHESDINSVRYYPSGDVFASGSDDATCRLYDLRADREVAIYSKESIIFGASSVDFSLSGRLLFAGYNDYTINVWDVLKGSRVSILFGHKNRVSTLRVSPDGTAFCSGSWDHTLRVWA; this is encoded by the coding sequence ATGGCAGCCGACGGGCTGCATGAGAACGAGACGCTGGCGTCGCTCAAGAGCGAGGCCGAGAGCCTCAAGGGCAAACTGGAGGAGGAGCGGGCCAAGCTGCACGACGTGGAGTTGCACCAGGTGGCCGAGCGCGTGGAGGCCCTGGGGCAGTTTGTCATGAAGACCAGAAGGACCCTCAAAGGCCACGGGAACAAGGTTCTGTGCATGGACTGGTGCAAGGATAAGAGGAGGCTCGTGAGCTCCTCTCAGGATGGGAAAGTGATCGTGTGGGATTCCTTCACCACTAACAAGGAGCATGCAGTCACAATGCCCTGTACATGGGTGATGGCATGTGCCTATGCCCCATCGGGATGTGCCATTGCATGTGGTGGTTTGGATAATAAATGTTCTGTGTATCCACTGACATTcgacaaaaatgaaaacatggctGCCAAAAAGAAGTCTGTTGCTATGCACACCAACTACCTGTCAGCCTGCAGCTTCACCAATTCTGACATGCAGATCCTGACAGCAAGTGGCGACGGCACGTGTGCCCTGTGGGATGTGGAGAGCGGGCAGTTGCTGCAGAGCTTCCATGGGCATGGGGCTGACGTGCTCTGCCTGGACCTGGCCCCGTCGGAAACCGGGAACACCTTCGTGTCTGGGGGATGTGACAAGAAAGCCATGGTGTGGGACATGCGCTCTGGACAGTGCGTGCAGGCCTTTGAAACACACGAATCTGACATCAATAGTGTCCGGTACTACCCAAGTGGAGATGTCTTTGCCTCAGGATCAGATGATGCTACGTGTCGCCTCTATGACCTCCGGGCAGACAGGGAAGTTGCCATCTATTCCAAAGAGAGTATCATCTTTGGAGCTTCCAGCGTGGACTTCTCCCTCAGTGGTCGCCTGCTGTTTGCTGGATACAATGATTATACCATCAACGTCTGGGATGTCCTCAAGGGGTCTCGAGTCTCCATCTTGTTTGGACATAAAAACCGTGTTAGTACTCTGCGAGTTTCCCCTGATGGGACTGCCTTTTGCTCAGGATCATGGGATCATACCCTCAGAGTATGGGCTTAA